GACTGAGAATATTTTCACTGCCAGCTGCCTCCTGTCAGTGGCCCAGATGCGTACTCCAACtgtaagggtttttaaaatgtggctaCCAGTGGGTCAGAAGAAAACCCTCTCAATATATATTAGGGTGCTGTgcaggaggcctccagaacgcAATGCCTTCTACCTGGCAGCGGGGTTCATTTCACCCATCCACTGGATTTTCATTATGGGAAGGAATTGCCTTTCAAGAGGCAACTGTTTGCCTGTGGTTCACTCTTCATTCACTGGATTTTAATTTTGAGAAGGAATCGCCTTCCAGAAAAACACATCCCATTTGTAGCCACACTTTTGCTCTCTTCCCACTCCCTgtcatggtaaaggtaaaggtatcccctctgcaagcactgggtcatgtctgacccttggggtgatgccctctagcgttttcatgacagactcaatacagggtggtttgccagtgccttccccagtcattaccgtttaccccccagcagcaagctgtgtcctcattttaccgacctcagaaggatggaaggctgagtcaaccttgagctggctgctgagatcaaactccaagcctcacgggcagagcttcaggctgcatgtctgctgccttaccactctgcgccacaaaaggctctaacAGGCCCTGTCATGGTACTTTGTATTAAATACCAAAACCAAAAAGAGCCACTACACAGATAATGCAGAATCAAACAGCCCAGCAGGAACTGTGTACTGCAAAATTCCTTCTATTGACAACACAAAGATAAAAACCTTTTTTCAAACAACATTGTTGTCATATAGTTTCGGAACAGTAACCAGCAATGGCTAAAGAATATGAACAATCAAAAGTTATAAATAATTATGACTGAAAAAGCTaccagttagagcaggggtagtcaaactgcggccctccagatgtccatggactacaattcccagcagcccctgccagctggcaggggctgctgggaattgtagtccatggacatctggagggccgcagtttgactacccctgagttagagcttGTTTTTCATCTCAACGCCTTCTTCAAAGTATACGAAACATAGAAATACATCATGAAAAACCAATGACCAAGTGCATATGATTAAAAGTACCAATCATTTATGAGCATTTCTTTAAGGGTTTATTTAACAAAAATCCAACATTGGATTTAGAATAATTGCAAGATTTCACTGATCTGTGGTAACTGTTAGTTGCCTAGGCCTTCCCAGTCCCTATGTGACATCACAGCACCTAAGCCAATGATATTCCCCGGAGCTGTGCCTTTTCTCAAGGTTCACTGGATCATCAGGGCATAGTGCCAGGGTCTGCAACGTtttggagcctgtgggcacctttggaattctgacccaccATGGTgtagacagctacaaaatggctgccaggaaatGGCTTTTGTGGGAGGTGGTGCCCGCTGCTTCCCTTCATtcccacagtgaagatccttagGCTggggaagtaaaggtaaaggtatcccctgtgcaagcactgggtcatgtctgacccttggggtgacgccctctagcgttttcatggtagattcaatacggggtggtttgggtactccttttaccgactgggtactccttttaccgaccacggaaggagggaaggctgagtcaatcttgagccggctgctgggattgaactcccagcctcatgggcagagctttcagactgcatctctgctgccttacgactctgcaccacaagaggctcttaggctaAGGAGGTAGCAGCAGCCAAAGCCACctatttaaaaatctgcacatccaATCAACAGCCGGGCTGGGGGAAAGGTCTATATGACTCTGCCAACTTtctgaaaagaggaagaagaagacgagttggttcttatatgccacttttctctacccaaaggagtctcaaagcggccctgtgaggtgggtgaggcttagagagccctgatatcactgctctgtcagaacagctttatcagtgcctggcgagcccaaggtcacccagctggctgcacgtgggggagtgcagaatcgaacctggctcaccagattagaagtccgcattcctaaccactacaccaaactgggttggagggcaccacattggggacagCTGGTACAGTGCATGGGAGAGGCTGAAAAGCAGGCATATTGCACCTgtgcccaccaccaccccaccccacctcccactATAGATTATGTTTTCCTTTGGGAAAGCTTCTCAGGGGGCAGCATTCAGCCTTCATCCTCCAGAGaccaagccagccccccccccgcacccccagtctaaaaaaaaaaagccaggcgGTCTGAAGACAGAAATCCGAAGCCTGCCTGGCACGCTGCCTCCCCAAGGGCGGGCGCCTTGGCCCTTGCAGCCCCGAGGGGGCGTCTGCTGCGGGACCGCTGACCGGCGATCCAGGAAACCCTTGAGCTGCCCCGCGGGGCCCCGGCAGGAAGCCTTCCAGCGGCGGAGCCGGACTGCCGCGGCCGCTCCTGCCTGCCGCTCGTGCCGCTGCCTGGCTCTCGGGCTCGGGGGTCAGGGGCCCGGAGGCGCCCGCCGGCTGCTGCCCTCTCCGTCGCGGAGGAGCTCCTGCAGGGTCCCGCCTGGGCTCCGCGGGCGAGGGGCGGCCGGCTGCGCTTGCTGCCCCCCGCCCCTCGCTCGGCTGGCCGGGCTGGCCTGGGCAGAGGCGGCAGAGGCGTCCAGGGATGCTCGTCGGGCGGTCCCGGGCAGGAGCAGCAGGGGATGCCGGCGGGTTGCTAGGCGACGGAGGCAGGGCACAGGACCGCCGGCGGGCGAGCGGAGGAGACGCCAGGTAGCCCGGCCGGCTTGCGGGGAAGGGGCACCGACAGGCCCTGCGCTGCTTTGGGGCGGAGCggcgggcggagggggcgggggggggggctgaagcgcTGCGCCTGATCCGGGACGGTGGGgggcgcgcgggcgggcggggcaTCGACCGGGATCCTTGCAGCAGGTGAggtgctggcgggggggggggggtagaaaggtGTCTGCAGGGCGGAGACGGgcgccccccaccccatgcccatCCCCGGCAGCGGAGCGGTGCCGCAGAGGCAGGGCTGCAGGCGCGGGACCGGCGGTGTCCTTGGGAGTCCTCCAGCCCGGACGGGGGAGGAGGAGCCCGGCAAGGTCGGCGAGTCGTGCCAGCACGGGCCAGCCGGAGCAGgagagggggtggaggaggagggggtgcctCTGGCTGCGGGTCAGGGGGTCGGAAGGACAGCGgcaggctgagaaactcctggaggtttgcagCCGGAGGTCGACAGGGAGAATGGCAcagagctcaccccccccccaaaaaaaagcatccCTTGTCTCCGGGGGAATtggtccctgtagtctggagaggaggtgtcattctgggggattcccaggtcccgcctggaggctggccccCCTGGAGGGTGCAGAAGGGGCAGGGTGAAGAAGGTGAAGCCAAGCCGCCTTCTGGTGTCCTTGGGAgccctgtggaggaggaggaagggagagcaggGAAGGAGCATTGCCTCTCTCAGAGCATCCCTTCTGCAGCCTCAGGAAGAGCATGGCTGGAAAGGAGAGTCCAGTGTCTCCTTTCTCCTTTGGCATTCAGGAGaaattccctggggggggggtgcagctgcCATTCCCAGCTCAAGCTGGGCTCCTGGCGGTGGAACTAAAGTAGCCCACCAGAGGGTCTTGGAGGAGTGCAAGTGATCCAAGGGCACAGATGCCAAGTCTGATGCCCGCTTGGGGTGCAGCTGGGCACAGGGCCAAGCGGGCGAAGGGCAGCCAGAGGGACTCTGCGTCTCGTCTCCCTCCTAGGTCCAAATGTCCGAGCAGAACGGCACCCAGGATGGCGAGGAGAAGGCCCAGCACAGCCTCTCGATGCCCTTCCTGATGGTGCTGGTCTTCTTCGGCATGGGCCTGGTGGGCTTCCTCATCTGCCACGTCCTCAAGAAGAAAGGCTACCGCTGCCGGACCTTCCGTGATGAGCTCGACTTGGAGCACAAGGAGTCGCTGACCCAGCTGGATGGTGAGTGCTGCCGGCCTTggaggagaccccccccctttccatggtGCATAAGTCCCTCTGCACCCGGGAACTCCAAAGGTCAAGGCCTGGGTATGGGAGGGAGGCAACTCCCCCCACCAAAACATGCAGGGCTCACTTCAGCCCGCTGAGACTTAGTTTGTGACGGGGCTTCCCTCAGCATTTGCAAGCCACTCAACTCACCCCACTGAGCAGACTCATTTGCAAATTTTGCCTTTGCTTCCTCTTTCTCCGCTCTTAAAgccctatgcatgtttactctgaAATAAATCCTAATGTTTTAGGAGAGCTTGTTCTCAGGTAAGCAGAGGGAAGGTGGCCTTGGGAGAACTGAATCTcatcatctcagaagctaagcagggtcagtgcttgggagggggatctctgaggaagactctgaagaggcaggcaatggcagaccacctctgctttagCTTCAAATGGGTTGCCGTAttggtctgacgtagcacaacaaaaatagagtccaagagcacctttaagaccaacaaagatttattcaagatgtgagctttcgagtgcaagcactcttcctcagacctcttctctccctctgtgACCTCTGCTTTGTTTGCCTTGAAAGCCGCTTGCTGAGGTCATCAAGTGCATTTGGTCCAGGCCCCCAGAGCTcagaagatcagagccctgcccgaaatcccacaattccgcagggcctgcaaaagggagctcctccacaaggCATTCGCTCAGAATATctgctggtccctcccccctcagacacccagTGTTTGATcttcccagtgttgttgttattcatgttgcgttgtgattgttacctgatagattgttgtgatgttctattaaAATTTGTacgttatagattgttataatgttccatgtaaatttatgcaatgttacatgtaaaccacccagagctgtaaagcaggggtagtcaacctgtggtcctccagatgttcacggactacaactcccatgaacccctgccagcaaatgctggcaggggctcatgggaattgtagtccatggacatggactggcaggggctcatgggaattgtagtccatggacatctggaggaccaccggttgactacccctgctgtacccctgctgtaaagaatgggcggtataaaaatccaaacaaacaaatacattttacacaaccattttacacacacacatgcccaggTAAACACACACTGGGTTGGAGCCACAAGCCACCTTATTGTCCTTTGAGATCAATTGACTCCAAGCGGAACTTCTGCATCAAAACCAAAGCACTTTCAAGGGTTCTGCCTCAATATCTGCATGTCATTTGCATTTACTAAGCTGGAGTTGGAAGATTGCTAAGAGCTAAGACCTTGAAAGCAGATGGTACAAAACCTCAGGCTAAAACTAACCAGCTGCCTGGGGCAGTAATCCttagaacactttcctggaagttaACTCTATGGAATCAgatgggacttatttctgagtagacctgtttaggctTGCTTTCTGGGTTTAGCAACATTTCTTAATTATCTCTTAACTGATATCTCTGTTGACAAGCTAAGTAGAACGTGCTAAATAGaaactgtagtggttaagagaggcagattctactctggagaactgggtctgattccccactcctccacatgcagccagcaggatgaccctgggccagtcacagttctcttagagctctctcagcctcaccgacctcacaggaggagaggaagggaaggcaattgtaaacctctttgagatttTTTTGGGAAGTaaaatgcagggtacaaaaaagagCCCTTCTGTTATTTAGCCATAAGATCAGCAGAGTGAAGcatatcataaaatcatagaatcatagagttggaagggacctcatgggtcatcaaccccctgcactatgcaggacactaacatcccaatcgctcatctactgtaacctgtcacccctttgccttcacagaatcagcctctccgtcagatggctatctagcctctgtttaaaaatttccacagttCAGTCAGTGTGTGGCCAACTGAGAACCAAATCCCAGCCTTTAAGCCTCCAGAAAGAAGGCTCAGCTCAGCTGTCTGATACCTTCTCAGGCTGGCTGGAATCCACTTTTAGCATCTCCCCGCAGTATGGGAACTACAAGCATGTGAGAGGAAGTCAGCTGTCCTCACCTGGTTGTCTCTTGCCCTGCCGCCACCCCCccggcccctggcccctggcccccggcccccgGCCCCCTTCTGCTTGTTTTGTCTTCCTGCTCTCTGCTTGCACCTTCAACAGTGTGTACTCCCTTTGCTCTCTTCTTCCATCAAAATCTTCTCCACCTTCTCTAGCCTGGCAACCAAGGCATGCGCTGCTTCCTCTTGGCACAGCCCCTGGGCTGGTATTAATGTATCTCTCTATTCATACATTCATGTGATATAATCACCACTGACCTTTGGTAGACTGGCATCAGCTGGAAAGAATgcatcctttccccccaacagcTTAACATTTTAAAGAGCGTGGAGGGTGGCTTTTCCTGGGGCAGATGGAGGATAAATGTGGGCCAGCCCCCCAGATCTGCCCAGGCAGTCAGTTCCCGATGAGAGGGAGCAGAAGTGACAGCTCATTCTACCTCCCCATGCCTTTGAAATTGCGAGGGAGAACAAGTTCCCTAGGTCAATCTTCCTTTTGGGGGAGCACACAATcacttttcacagaatcacagaatcatagaagaagagctggttcttatatgccacttttctctacctgaaggagtctcagagcggcttactgtcgccttccctttcctctccccacaacagacaccctgtggggtgggtgaggctgagagagccctgatatcactgctcggtcagaacagtttttatcagtgccgtggtgagcccaaggtcacccagctggctgcatgtgggggagtgcactcctaaccactacaccaaactggctgaaagggacctcatgggtcatctagtccaatcccctgcactatgcaggacactcacaaccctatcattcatccactgtaacctgccacccccttgagccttcgcagaatcagcctgtctCTTGGTACCTTTGAAAGTCCATGGACAGCCCTGTTGTGCAAGGAGTGCTTAGGTGTCTTTACTTTCCTACCCCATTTTCTCATTTCAGATGACGACGAGGAGCTGAATGAGGACACGGTAGAGAAGATAGTGAAATGTATCATCCAGAATGAAGGTGGGCTGACCCTGACTTTCATTGTTCAGAAGCCCCAGTGCTTGAGGGCACTGCTTTGATATGCCTTTGACTTTCTTCCCCTTGGCAGCAAACGTGGAGGTCCTGAAGGAGATGCTCGGGGAAGGTGACCGTGAGCTGCAAGTGCCCATGCCAATAATTGTGCCCAGGTAAGGAgacagggccaaggggccagcaggacttgggggggaggggcagcccgCAGCTTGGGAATCCTGGAGGCTTCTCATGGATGTAGGTTGTAGGACCCCCAAATTCACTTGGAGAGCCAGTCTCACAAGTCCAGCATCATGGGCCATCTGTTCAGCAGAATATTTGCCTGAAATGCTGAGGAGTTCCTATCAGGGTTATACTGACTTCAGTCCCTGACATGTTGGAGTTACCTCcagctcctgcagcagccattttgtgattgggcccactgtcagaattccaaaggtgtccaaaATGCCAAAGattcaaaaatgttggggacccctgacctagagggtgGCCTGCGAAGGGCTGTTTACACCCAGTGGTCTGGGGTGATGCGGACATCAGCGTCGAGGCAGATGGCTACCACTggctcctttctctctttcctgccaCAGCCTGTGTCCCCATCGTAACAGCCAAGATGGCGGCCTGCCCCATCACCACACGGTGCACCTGGGCTCGACGCAAGCCCCCTGCATGCactgcagcaagaagaagaggCACCCACTGCAACGCCAGAGCCGTTCCAGGGAGGGCAAAAGCAAGATGCACCCCAGAGAGACCACCGTCTTCTCTGTTGGCAGGTATTTCTTGGGAGGAACTTGGCAGAACACTTTGTAGGGATCAGAATGGAAACGGGATCCTGAGTTTACAATTTCAAGGAACTGCCCCTTACTTAGCATGAATAGAAATACTCACGGAAAAGAGAGGATGCACCATAACTACAAAAGGCCATTTGAATGCCTTGCAAGGATGGAATAATCCGCTCCAGCCCTGCTGATGTCCTGACACGTGAAATGTGTCCCTTGCTTAAAATCTCATGTTGGGTTCTGCTCAGACACCAgcccttttcccttccctccttgctGTTTCACACCAAATTTAGCAAATAAGAATGCTTTTGGGCATAGCTGAAAGCCTCTTAAACAAAACACAACCCATAAGGTTGCAGCCTCCCAGGCCTTGGTCTTGCTGAATGCCACTCCCAACGTGTATGAACTGGACCTGCTGTTACATCCGTGGTAAGGGAAGGTAGTTTCTAAGCTAACTTTGtcagctgaaaataaaattaaagcacaAGCAGAGCAACCTGgtaaggggaggagggaaacaaaggtaTTTGCCACAGCCTCAGCCTTCTGAGActtgagagctagcatggtgtagtggtgaagagcggtgTCCAATAATTTGGACAAccagattccctgctcctctacatgctgccagatgtgtgaccttgggccagtcccagttctcttggagctctctcagcctcacctgccccacagggaatctgttgtggggagaggaagggtaggagattaCAAGTCAGAGTAGTaacaagcagggtacaaaacaacagctctttttctctccccatccgAAAGCTTAAAACCTCTCTTAGTATTTTTCTGTCTCTTCTGGTGGAGAGAACCTGAAAGGTGGTCAGCATAAGAAATCTATTTGAAAACCCATGAGAAAAATAGCTGTCATTCTGGCTGGAGGCCAGAAGAAAGAGGTCATCAAGATCTCTCTCCATTTTGAATTCCACACACCCAGCATCTCTAGTCTTGTTCCAGCACCACCTCTGAGTTCTTACAGACCTGACCATCACATCCTcccccccaggtatttccctggcctgggtcgaCTGACACGTCCGGGTATTCCATGCTTTCCAAGTGGGCATGGACCCCAATTCAGATAATTTCCTGTCCTTTTATCTAATAAAAACTCAGTGATAAATTGATCTTGAGCTGTGAATACTTGTTGTTAATCACTCATCACTCAATAGACAAAAGGAACAAAAACCATTATTTGTAACTGCTCGAGTTCTTTTTGGGTCCCTGTTAGCAAAATGATGCAGATGATACAAAAAAACCTGCACCTGATCCACTTGCCTCCAACCAACTCAACTGACAATGTTTACGAGaccccctttctctcccatgaCAGGAGAGCGGACAATTAAGATCAGTATTTAATATTataattgtatatatttatttaaatgtatatttccATACTAATTGTGTATGTTCTACctgtattgtaaactgccctgagtcccaCAAGATACAATAATAGATACAATAATAagtaaacagacaaacaaacaaacaggtcatAGTGATATACAGGTGAGTGAGCTTGCAAATATGGTGAAATACAACATCTCCTGACTAATGTCAGGAGTACATGAGACATTCCAGAAGGTGTGTACAGTCATGTCGATCTTACCTACAAGACAGATGCAGATTTGTTCTGAAGAAGGTAAATGTATGAACCTTTATAATCGCTGAGGAGTGAGGCCAATTCAGATCAGGACTGTAGCATGTGGAGGGAGgagaattaaccccccccccacactcaattttcttgatctgaaatgGTCCCAGAGGAGCTGTTGTGCCCCATTGTGGAAACATATCTGCAGCCTATTAGTACTTATTAGGTTTATTCAAGCAGCTCCCTGGGACAGTTTTATGTCAAAAAACTGAAATGGGAGCTGGGGGCTTAAGTGTCATGTTGCCTCTGGCATATGCCATGGTAGCTTGGCCAACGTCCCAGGATCCTCTGGCTTCCTCccttgagtcccccctccctggttCCAGGCCCGTGGGCCATCTGGTCTCCCATTGCATTATGAATGTTATGGCTGTCCTTCCTGCCTCTCGGTGTCAAATTGTAAACTGTGCACGCACTTCGATGATAAGGTGATGCATCCTGTAAGATCACAGACTGGGGGAACAAATGGCAAGGAGGTTGGGGGGATGGCTGGCTCTATCTCTGCTCCAAACTTTTGTGGGAGGTTAGCTTTAGCAACCAAGTATCCTATGCAGTAGTAAACTACTGAGGTTCTTCCTAAAACTCAGAGCTTTGCCACGGAGTGTGACATTAAGGCCTATCTCCTTTTGCTCTCTGAAATAAATTGGCCCCACACATACCCAGGGAAGTATAGAAGTCTCAGACCATATCTGTTGACTCAACCTGGAGGATGGCTGTCTAGGCTGCCTCAGCATCTGATTCCCAGGAGACCTGGAAGCTCTCATTGTGGAAGGTCCTTACAGGATgacctgtagatcaggggtaatcaacctgtggtcctccagatgttcatggactacaattcctatgagccccttccagcaaacgctggcaggggctcatgggaactgtagtccatggacatctggaggaccacaggttgactacccctgctgtagattgttcttctggcttttatttttttCGTCCTAGATTCCATGTCACCCATATTGGGAAGAAACCTGCTTCTCATGAATCAAGGGAAGACTCCCTTCTTGACAGCAAGCAAGACCTTGGCTCTGGCAATTTAGTCCATTTGACACGGGAAGGGTCTCTGAATGGAATAGTTCCCTTGGATCAGTTTCAGGACGAAGAATTCCTGGAGGCAGCTGGTGTTCAGAGTGAAAGAGAACCAAAGGAAGCCTGTAAAGATGAGTCCGCTCAAAGAAAGAATCTTGTCAATGCAGCCTCCAGTTTAGATATTCCCAATTTAGACGTTCCCAAGAATGGACTGGAGAAGAAGAGCCACTCTCAGACCAGCTCGCTGAAAGAAGTTGACCTCCTAGGCACTGCCACCAGCGACCAAAAGTTTTTGTGTCCTGCAGAGCTGCTTGTCTCAGGAGACCCGGACAAGATGGAGAGACTGGCTAAGAAAGCTCATCCCTCTGAGAACGAGGGTGTTCGAAGGTCAGCTAATGACCTATCAGGAAATGAAAAGAGTCAAGTTCTGCGAGGAGGATCTAGTCTAGATCTATCTAGAAAGGAGGCTAATAGAACGCAAAGCATAGAGCAACAGGTAGATACTGCTTTACATTCTttcttctcttgttctttttcttcttggagAAATACACAGGAAAAGCAGCAAACACGGATAAGGGTTTGATATCCATCCAAAGGGCCTGTTCAAATCTGCCAAGTGTTTAGGTGCCACATGGATTGTATCTCACTAGTTCTCTTGAGAGGGAGACAGGAAGATAAACAGTCACTGGATAATTACTTATGTCCGTTGGGAAATGAAATCTGAGAGCAAAGTTAACTGCGGAGGATTATTCAGCCAGGCTTAATGAAAAAGTAAAGGAGGGCAAGAAAAGCAGGAGGAGATAACAAAGCAGGGATTTGCCAGAGGGGAGAAATCAGAAAATAATATTTGGATTATGATAGCATCATAGATTCTCTGGTATCGAATGTCAGAGTTGGATTCAGGGGTGtagctgtcttggtctgaaggaacagaacaaCTTTGGGGTCCAGTGGTACATTTAGGcccaacaatattttattcactgtagaagctttcatgtgcatgcacacttcttcagatactaatgggtctgaagtagcacaatcagttggtcttaaagctgctactggactgtgattttattgtgcttcttcagatactgtaactgatgaagtgtgcatgcacacaaacgcttataacttgaataaaaattcattgatcttaaaggtacccctggactctaaacatttatttatttatttatcatacttttataccgccctccccggaggctcagggcggtttacattataacagagaaccata
This region of Paroedura picta isolate Pp20150507F chromosome 14, Ppicta_v3.0, whole genome shotgun sequence genomic DNA includes:
- the RELL2 gene encoding RELT-like protein 2 isoform X1, encoding MFSFGKASQGAAFSLHPPETKPAPPPHPQSKKKKPGGLKTEIRSLPGTLPPQGRAPWPLQPRGGVCCGTADRRSRKPLSCPAGPRQEAFQRRSRTAAAAPACRSCRCLALGLGGQGPGGARRLLPSPSRRSSCRVPPGLRGRGAAGCACCPPPLARLAGLAWAEAAEASRDARRAVPGRSSRGCRRVARRRRQGTGPPAGERRRRQVQMSEQNGTQDGEEKAQHSLSMPFLMVLVFFGMGLVGFLICHVLKKKGYRCRTFRDELDLEHKESLTQLDDDDEELNEDTVEKIVKCIIQNEANVEVLKEMLGEGDRELQVPMPIIVPSLCPHRNSQDGGLPHHHTVHLGSTQAPCMHCSKKKRHPLQRQSRSREGKSKMHPRETTVFSVGRFHVTHIGKKPASHESREDSLLDSKQDLGSGNLVHLTREGSLNGIVPLDQFQDEEFLEAAGVQSEREPKEACKDESAQRKNLVNAASSLDIPNLDVPKNGLEKKSHSQTSSLKEVDLLGTATSDQKFLCPAELLVSGDPDKMERLAKKAHPSENEGVRRSANDLSGNEKSQVLRGGSSLDLSRKEANRTQSIEQQELSSTAVQDPGVSV
- the RELL2 gene encoding RELT-like protein 2 isoform X3 → MFSFGKASQGAAFSLHPPETKPAPPPHPQSKKKKPGGLKTEIRSLPGTLPPQGRAPWPLQPRGGVCCGTADRRSRKPLSCPAGPRQEAFQRRSRTAAAAPACRSCRCLALGLGGQGPGGARRLLPSPSRRSSCRVPPGLRGRGAAGCACCPPPLARLAGLAWAEAAEASRDARRAVPGRSSRGCRRVARRRRQGTGPPAGERRRRQVQMSEQNGTQDGEEKAQHSLSMPFLMVLVFFGMGLVGFLICHVLKKKGYRCRTFRDELDLEHKESLTQLDDDDEELNEDTVEKIVKCIIQNEANVEVLKEMLGEGDRELQVPMPIIVPSLCPHRNSQDGGLPHHHTVHLGSTQAPCMHCSKKKRHPLQRQSRSREGKSKMHPRETTVFSVGSKMMQMIQKNLHLIHLPPTNSTDNVYETPFLSHDRRADN
- the RELL2 gene encoding RELT-like protein 2 isoform X2; translation: MPIPGSGAVPQRQGCRRGTGGVLGSPPARTGEEEPGKVQMSEQNGTQDGEEKAQHSLSMPFLMVLVFFGMGLVGFLICHVLKKKGYRCRTFRDELDLEHKESLTQLDDDDEELNEDTVEKIVKCIIQNEANVEVLKEMLGEGDRELQVPMPIIVPSLCPHRNSQDGGLPHHHTVHLGSTQAPCMHCSKKKRHPLQRQSRSREGKSKMHPRETTVFSVGRFHVTHIGKKPASHESREDSLLDSKQDLGSGNLVHLTREGSLNGIVPLDQFQDEEFLEAAGVQSEREPKEACKDESAQRKNLVNAASSLDIPNLDVPKNGLEKKSHSQTSSLKEVDLLGTATSDQKFLCPAELLVSGDPDKMERLAKKAHPSENEGVRRSANDLSGNEKSQVLRGGSSLDLSRKEANRTQSIEQQELSSTAVQDPGVSV
- the RELL2 gene encoding RELT-like protein 2 isoform X4 gives rise to the protein MSEQNGTQDGEEKAQHSLSMPFLMVLVFFGMGLVGFLICHVLKKKGYRCRTFRDELDLEHKESLTQLDDDDEELNEDTVEKIVKCIIQNEANVEVLKEMLGEGDRELQVPMPIIVPSLCPHRNSQDGGLPHHHTVHLGSTQAPCMHCSKKKRHPLQRQSRSREGKSKMHPRETTVFSVGRFHVTHIGKKPASHESREDSLLDSKQDLGSGNLVHLTREGSLNGIVPLDQFQDEEFLEAAGVQSEREPKEACKDESAQRKNLVNAASSLDIPNLDVPKNGLEKKSHSQTSSLKEVDLLGTATSDQKFLCPAELLVSGDPDKMERLAKKAHPSENEGVRRSANDLSGNEKSQVLRGGSSLDLSRKEANRTQSIEQQELSSTAVQDPGVSV